The Calliphora vicina chromosome 3, idCalVici1.1, whole genome shotgun sequence genome contains a region encoding:
- the LOC135954123 gene encoding uncharacterized protein LOC135954123 translates to MADNCFKCKKSINSKEGSVSCPCQKKYHRSCVNIDDALHEAIQKNPMISFSCDECRQQSPKAMAAKIHAIEDKLNKVVNGVNQIQGRMYQQYFQFGNANNANEVKKQTNSLIVVGNNCNSDRLQVVCDYGRWVQVGKFATSTSEDDIIEHLAEELKINKNLVKCTKLVKNDANLAALSYCKFKISIPDYRFNELFNEAIWPSGVMVSPFTPRSQLNQNRI, encoded by the coding sequence atggCTGACAATTGTTTCAAGTGCAAAAAATCAATCAACTCCAAGGAGGGCAGCGTCAGCTGTCCCTGCCAGAAAAAGTATCATCGCAGCTGTGTGAACATCGATGACGCCCTGCACGAGGCCATACAAAAGAATCCGATGATCTCGTTTAGCTGCGACGAGTGCCGTCAGCAGTCGCCCAAAGCCATGGCGGCCAAGATACACGCCATTGAGGACAAGCTGAACAAGGTGGTGAACGGCGTCAACCAAATACAGGGACGTATGTATCAGCAATACTTCCAGTTCGGTAATGCCAACAATGCCAACGAAGTCAAAAAGCAGACCAACAGTCTTATAGTCGTCGGCAATAATTGCAATTCGGATCGACTACAAGTCGTCTGTGATTATGGGCGCTGGGTGCAGGTGGGCAAATTTGCCACCTCCACTTCGGAGGACGACATTATCGAACATTTGGCCGAGGAGTTGAAGATTAATAAGAATCTTGTCAAGTGCACCAAATTGGTTAAGAATGATGCCAATTTGGCTGCATTGTCCTATTGTAAGTTTAAGATTTCCATACCGGACTATCGCTTCAACGAGCTGTTCAACGAGGCTATTTGGCCCAGTGGTGTAATGGTCTCACCATTTACCCCCCGTTCCCAATTAAATCAAAATCGCATTTAA